One segment of Clavelina lepadiformis chromosome 2, kaClaLepa1.1, whole genome shotgun sequence DNA contains the following:
- the LOC143446676 gene encoding uncharacterized protein LOC143446676: MQTAWWRKRSSKKFCYYETEDIFHPKRYSRNNANKQKSNAGRFGIYKAFGEDRFHHKHKQHLGKCPNNPGNYLKKKMKSLLMISFLLLVCQVHGGNLWSCEHRPQHIRNRWLDNLACIFINLSPDKVNQGVIKDVDETQIETLWLNEDKKNQVYAEYGSEGVVVAEFSRVCSWIERTFNHLNGTGEEECIKPHSQWTPQQQQGRCSPHPLKSRCLSNMKGPCSRFLLKKHEHLRNKLKTKFPDLLQLDTFPHPCALFSPYIRNHIIKFW; encoded by the exons ATGCAAACCGCGTGGTGGCGCAAGAGATCAAGTAAAAA ATTCTGTTACTACGAAACCGAAGATATTTTTCATCCGAAAAGATATTCTCGCAACAATGCGAACAAACAAAAGAGTAATGCCGGCAGGTTTGGTATATATAAAGCGTTTGGAGAAGACAGGTTTCACCACAAACACAAACAGCATCTTGGAAAGTGTCCAAACAATCCtggaaattatttgaaaaaaaagatgAAGAGTTTGTTGATGATTTCATTCCTCCTGCTCGTCTGCCAAGTCCATGGCGGGAATCTGTGGTCCTGTGAGCACAGACCTCAACACATCAGGAACAGATGGCTGGACAATCTAGCTTGCATCTTCATCAACCTAAGTCCAGATAAAGTGAATCAAGGTGTTATAAAG gATGTCGATGAAACTCAAATTGAAACTTTGTGGCTCAACGAAGACAAAAAGAATCAAGTTTATGCTGAATACGGGAGCGAAGGTGTTGTGGTGGCGGAATTCTCTCGCGTCTGCTCCTGGATAGAAAGAACTTTCAATCATTTAAAT GGGACGGGTGAGGAAGAATGCATAAAACCACATTCCCAATGGACACCCCAGCAACAACAG GGCCGTTGTTCCCCACATCCCCTCAAGAGTCGTTGTCTGAGCAACATGAAAGGTCCATGCAGCAGATTTCTGTTGAAGAAACATGAG CATTTGcgaaacaaattgaaaactaAATTTCCCGACTTACTTCAACTGGACACTTTCCCGCACCCTTGTGCTTTGTTTTCGCCTTACATTAGAAATCATATAATtaagttttggtaa